The following proteins are co-located in the Oncorhynchus gorbuscha isolate QuinsamMale2020 ecotype Even-year linkage group LG22, OgorEven_v1.0, whole genome shotgun sequence genome:
- the proca gene encoding vitamin K-dependent protein C isoform X2, with product MGELFLCVTAALALWSASALSTSVFSSGPEAHMLLRSKRANTFLEELKPPSMERECLEERCEFEEAREIFIAREATLEFWTVYTDGNQCISNPCVNGTCVDLYQSYACRCNLGFEGKDCGQPSTATNCAIANGGCDHECQNHKDGLRRTCSCVQGYRLHQNSRHCVPEGAHSCGQILVAKTSYSKPIQGLLPWLVGGEMGKKGESPWQALVLNAKGKFHCGGVLIDQNWVLTAAHCLTSSLRFSVRLGDYERYKLEGTEVTVPVIKTFSHPNYDKVTVDNDIALLRLASPVSFSEFILPACLPSRALAQGVLHLNGTRTVVTGWGKEEQNSQRFTSALNFIEVPLVEHELCARQMVNNVTGNVLCAGVLGRREDACEGDSGGPMVTLYRDTWFLIGLVSWGEGCGDEEKLGIYTKVSNYNEWIESVRKG from the exons ATGGGCGAGCTTTTCCTCTGTGTGACTGCGGCTCTCGCTTTGTGGTCGGCTTCAGCTCTCAGCACATCAG tgttttccagcGGTCCTGAGGCCCACATGCTTCTGCGTTCCAAAAGGGCCAACACCTTCCTGGAGGAACTGAAGCCTCCATCGATGGAGCGGGAATGCCTGGAGGAGAGATGTGAGTTTGAGGAGGCAAGGGAGATTTTCATAGCCAGGGAAGCCACG TTGGAATTCTGGACGGTTTATACAG ATGGAAATCAGTGCATTTCAAACCCATGTGTGAATGGGACCTGTGTGGACCTCTACCAGTCCTATGCCTGCCGCTGCAATCTAGGATTTGAGGGAAAAGACTGCGGCCAAC CTAGCacagccactaattgtgcaatAGCCAACGGTGGTTGTGACCATGAGTGCCAAAACCACAAGGACGGCCTGAGGCGTACCTGCAGCTGTGTCCAGGGATACCGTCTCCACCAAAACTCTAGACACTGTGTCCCCGAAG GTGCCCACTCCTGTGGGCAGATACTGGTGGCCAAGACCTCCTACAGTAAACCCATTCAAGGACTACTGCCCTGGCTGGTAGGGGGAGAAATGGGCAAGAAGGGGGAGAGCCCCTGGCAG GCTCTTGTGTTGAATGCAAAGGGGAAGTTTCACTGCGGAGGGGTCTTAATTGATCAGAACTGGGTTCTCACCGCAGCCCATTGCCTGACCAGTAGCCTTCGCTTCAGCGTCAGACTGG GTGACTACGAGCGCTATAAGTTGGAGGGCACCGAAGTCACCGTGCCGGTGATCAAGACCTTCTCTCACCCGAACTATGACAAAGTCACGGTGGATAACGACATCGCCCTGCTGCGCCTGgcctctcctgtctccttctccGAGTTTATCCTCCCGGCATGCCTCCCTAGCCGCGCTCTGGCCCAGGGTGTGCTCCACCTCAACGGCACACGCACAGTGGTGACGGGTTGGGGCAAGGAGGAGCAGAACTCCCAGCGCTTCACCTCAGCCCTCAACTTCATCGAGGTGCCGCTGGTGGAGCATGAGCTGTGTGCCCGTCAGATGGTCAACAACGTGACAGGCAATGTTCTGTGCGCCGGTGTGCTAGGACGGCGGGAGGACGCATGCGAGGGCGACAGTGGCGGCCCAATGGTCACCTTGTACCGTGATACCTGGTTCCTCATCGGCCTCGTGTCCTGGGGTGAGGGCTGTGGTGACGAGGAAAAACTGGGCATCTACACCAAGGTGTCCAACTACAATGAGTGGATTGAGAGCGTACGGAAGGGGTGA
- the LOC124010154 gene encoding inner ear-specific collagen-like: MTLDSKGLTISLLGLLLCTTISSAMHTSPTGGYNEMPPLPFTGSQDSPIPPTDIHMYPMRSDYPMPTNNQNMNAPRGPMPPSDYPNPGFPMPPGMNMTGNWRTGELLVGEAGSEPDMPDMSYCQTLLDVPVPPPMDQVPWFCVCSRCKASVGPKGDRGDRGLPGIPGSPGRRGLTGFRGRPGFVGRQGLKGQKGEENEKGERGLVGFTGTKGDRGFKGDKGDQGLEGAQGEMGPQGAEGTCPASCESVQGRAGQPGIPGPAGARGLPGVSGPPGTTGTKGETGHMGSPGVPGTNGEKGELGAKGECNCTNGADGADGQQGIRGPKGEQGELGPKGTVGLNGKKGDQGDLGMTGIPGPCSPAIQSSFTAALGTIYPLPDKPVPFTQVITNRQFHFDPIIGIYRAPVNGTYVFSYHLTVFSKVLKVGLFHNFNSIVKTTEPQLGTVSHQVVLHLVMGDRVWLQVKDNITNGMYDDNESRSTFSGFLLYPDSCDLPLFRDFPPAGAPGGDEGNYSWG; this comes from the exons ATGACACTAGACTCCAAAGGACTG actatcAGTCTGCTGGGACTGCTCCTATGCACCACCATCTCCTCTGCAATGCATACTTCACCCACAGGGGGATACAACGAGATGCCCCCTCTCCCGTTCACAGGCTCCCAAGACAGCCCCATCCCCCCTACGGACATCCACATGTACCCAATGCGATCTGACTACCCTATGCCCACCAACAACCAGAACATGAATGCCCCCAGAGGTCCAATGCCCCCCTCCGACTACCCCAATCCTGGCTTCCCCATGCCACCAGGCATGAACATGACTGGGAACTGGCGAACTGGGGAGCTGCTGGTCGGTGAGGCCGGGTCGGAACCGGACATGCCGGACATGTCGTACTGCCAGACACTTCTGGATGTGCCAGTGCCTCCCCCCATGGACCAGGTGCCCTGGTTCTGTGTCTGCTCCCGCTGCAAGGCCAGCGTGGGACCCAaaggggacagaggagacaggggccTGCCAG GTATTCCAGGAAGTCCTGGGAGAAGAGGACTTACAGGGTTCAGAGGTCGGCCTGGGTTTGTGGGCCGCCAAGGACTGAAGG GTCAGAAGGGTgaggaaaatgagaagggagaACGTGGGCTAGTGGGTTTCACCGGCACCAAGGGGGACCGCGGCTTCAAAG gggacAAAGGGGACCAGGGTCTGGAGGGTGCACAGGGAGAGATGGGGCCCCAGGGAGCGGAAGGGACCTGTCCTGCGTCCTGTGAAAGTGTTCAGGGCCGTGCAGGACAACCAGGGATACCCGGACCGGCTGGGGCCAGGGGTCTCCCCGGAGTATCAGGCCCTCCAGGGACTACGGGGACCAAGGGTGAAACAGGGCACATGGGTTCCCCTGGGGTCCCCGGGACGAATGGTGAGAAAGGTGAACTGGGGGCGAAGGGCGAGTGCAACTGCACTAATGGAGCAGACGGGGCAGACGGTCAACAAGGGATCCGTGGGCCCAAGGGAGAGCAAGGTGAGTTGGGCCCTAAGGGTACCGTGGGTCTCAACGGTAAAAAGGGAGACCAGGGTGACCTCGGTATGACGGGCATTCCCGGGCCATGCTCTCCAGCCATCCAGTCCTCATTCACCGCCGCGCTCGGCACAATTTACCCGCTACCGGACAAGCCCGTGCCGTTCACCCAAGTCATCACCAACCGGCAGTTTCATTTCGACCCCATCATAGGCATCTACAGGGCACCAGTGAACGGCACCTATGTCTTCAGCTACCACCTGACGGTGTTTAGCAAGGTGCTGAAGGTGGGTCTGTTCCATAATTTCAACTCTATCGTGAAGACCACGGAGCCACAGCTGGGCACCGTTAGCCACCAGGTGGTGCTCCACCTGGTCATGGGCGACCGGGTGTGGCTGCAGGTGAAGGACAACATCACCAACGGCATGTATGATGACAATGAGAGCAGAAGCACCTTCTCTGGCTTCCTGCTCTACCCCGACTCCTGCGACTTGCCCTTGTTCCGAGACTTTCCTCCAGCAGGCGCTCCAGGTGGTGACGAGGGGAACTATAGTTGGGGGTAG
- the dusp28 gene encoding dual specificity phosphatase 28: protein MLQPQLQLCKVTNALFISNARSACTDDLIQQEAVTLCINVSKQQPFPESSRIAALRVPVYDDPTEDLYRYFDSCADAIRDEASKGGHTVVYCKNGRSRSATICVAYLMKYRKLSLAEAFTKVRTSRSVVDPNSGFWAQLERYEQELKKRRGEVDNAPT from the exons ATGCTCCAGCCGCAGCTCCAGCTGTGCAAGGTCACCAACGCGCTGTTCATCAGCAACGCACGCTCGGCCTGCACTGACGACCTCATCCAGCAGGAGGCAGTGACGCTGTGCATCAACGTGTCCAAGCAGCAGCCCTTCCCCGAGTCGTCACGCATCGCTGCGCTGCGTGTGCCCGTCTACGACGACCCCACTGAGGACCTGTACCGCTACTTCGATAGCTGTGCAGACGCTATCCGGGACGAGGCATCCAAGGGAGGCCACACCGTCGTCTATTGCAAGAACGGCCGCAGCCGCTCGGCCACCATCTGTGTGGCGTACCTCATGAAGTACCGCAAGCTCTCATTGGCTGAGGCGTTTACG AAAGTGAGGACTTCACGCTCAGTGGTGGACCCCAACTCGGGATTCTGGGCCCAGCTGGAAAGATATGAGCAAGAGCTGAAAAAGAGGCGGGGGGAGGTGGACAACGCCCCAACCTAA
- the proca gene encoding vitamin K-dependent protein C isoform X1: protein MRIMEDEWLTPITGLISTLSDTNTGQPKFPLAAGSVDIMGELFLCVTAALALWSASALSTSVFSSGPEAHMLLRSKRANTFLEELKPPSMERECLEERCEFEEAREIFIAREATLEFWTVYTDGNQCISNPCVNGTCVDLYQSYACRCNLGFEGKDCGQPSTATNCAIANGGCDHECQNHKDGLRRTCSCVQGYRLHQNSRHCVPEGAHSCGQILVAKTSYSKPIQGLLPWLVGGEMGKKGESPWQALVLNAKGKFHCGGVLIDQNWVLTAAHCLTSSLRFSVRLGDYERYKLEGTEVTVPVIKTFSHPNYDKVTVDNDIALLRLASPVSFSEFILPACLPSRALAQGVLHLNGTRTVVTGWGKEEQNSQRFTSALNFIEVPLVEHELCARQMVNNVTGNVLCAGVLGRREDACEGDSGGPMVTLYRDTWFLIGLVSWGEGCGDEEKLGIYTKVSNYNEWIESVRKG from the exons ATGAGGATAATGGAGGATGAATGGCTAACCCCAATAACTGGCCTCATTTCCACGCTCTCGGACACAAATACAGGCCAACCGAAG TTTCCATTGGCTGCAGGGTCTGTAGACATCATGGGCGAGCTTTTCCTCTGTGTGACTGCGGCTCTCGCTTTGTGGTCGGCTTCAGCTCTCAGCACATCAG tgttttccagcGGTCCTGAGGCCCACATGCTTCTGCGTTCCAAAAGGGCCAACACCTTCCTGGAGGAACTGAAGCCTCCATCGATGGAGCGGGAATGCCTGGAGGAGAGATGTGAGTTTGAGGAGGCAAGGGAGATTTTCATAGCCAGGGAAGCCACG TTGGAATTCTGGACGGTTTATACAG ATGGAAATCAGTGCATTTCAAACCCATGTGTGAATGGGACCTGTGTGGACCTCTACCAGTCCTATGCCTGCCGCTGCAATCTAGGATTTGAGGGAAAAGACTGCGGCCAAC CTAGCacagccactaattgtgcaatAGCCAACGGTGGTTGTGACCATGAGTGCCAAAACCACAAGGACGGCCTGAGGCGTACCTGCAGCTGTGTCCAGGGATACCGTCTCCACCAAAACTCTAGACACTGTGTCCCCGAAG GTGCCCACTCCTGTGGGCAGATACTGGTGGCCAAGACCTCCTACAGTAAACCCATTCAAGGACTACTGCCCTGGCTGGTAGGGGGAGAAATGGGCAAGAAGGGGGAGAGCCCCTGGCAG GCTCTTGTGTTGAATGCAAAGGGGAAGTTTCACTGCGGAGGGGTCTTAATTGATCAGAACTGGGTTCTCACCGCAGCCCATTGCCTGACCAGTAGCCTTCGCTTCAGCGTCAGACTGG GTGACTACGAGCGCTATAAGTTGGAGGGCACCGAAGTCACCGTGCCGGTGATCAAGACCTTCTCTCACCCGAACTATGACAAAGTCACGGTGGATAACGACATCGCCCTGCTGCGCCTGgcctctcctgtctccttctccGAGTTTATCCTCCCGGCATGCCTCCCTAGCCGCGCTCTGGCCCAGGGTGTGCTCCACCTCAACGGCACACGCACAGTGGTGACGGGTTGGGGCAAGGAGGAGCAGAACTCCCAGCGCTTCACCTCAGCCCTCAACTTCATCGAGGTGCCGCTGGTGGAGCATGAGCTGTGTGCCCGTCAGATGGTCAACAACGTGACAGGCAATGTTCTGTGCGCCGGTGTGCTAGGACGGCGGGAGGACGCATGCGAGGGCGACAGTGGCGGCCCAATGGTCACCTTGTACCGTGATACCTGGTTCCTCATCGGCCTCGTGTCCTGGGGTGAGGGCTGTGGTGACGAGGAAAAACTGGGCATCTACACCAAGGTGTCCAACTACAATGAGTGGATTGAGAGCGTACGGAAGGGGTGA